One Drosophila virilis strain 15010-1051.87 chromosome 5, Dvir_AGI_RSII-ME, whole genome shotgun sequence DNA window includes the following coding sequences:
- the fra gene encoding neogenin isoform X4, whose product MSTKMAKTHGFNWMWLWIWFGFPLLLQLATVSQASQALTFTLEPQDSVVPEGHSVLLQCAGKAAGKGKATPTPTSIRWRGPDGQDLGVVGDTFRTQLKNGSLYISSVEENRGLTGAYQCLLSAEGIGSVLSRPALVAIARQPELNQDFIETYLLPGQTAYFRCMVGEHVWQPGVRHTVQWYKDDMPLPLDKLRMVVLPNGALEIDEVNANDRGAYQCNVTSGSVHRLSSKTNLNIKKPVDAGAEQAVAPSFLVGPSPKTVSEGDTVTLDCVANGVPKPQIKWLRNGEELDFNHLDSRFSITGTGSLQISGAEDIDSGNYQCRASNSVDSLDAQATVQVQVPPKFIQAPRDKTASEKEVLNLECAIHGKPKPSIRWLKNGEVITPNEYLQFVNGHNLRIRGLLYSDAGMFQCVGTNPAGSVQASARLRVVPPGGQTTKSLHSSDNYNYNNNNNKRRRPHNSGELRTKSGGSSYLDMDSDDYDNYADEKSAETAARRQLRKFARPGEQPLNDRNFEAGEISVLRRQNGGGDIDDDDEDDDDVDVDVDYDGILVYKNKAQPLQQQQQQQQQIPPTSNFASTDLSAGEDIASDVKPLSSGLLARLPGPPRNLVAQIVKSRFVTLSWQEPLQNANEVVSYTVYYRVSNSEREQKIVTQSHEDQQVSIQSLLPGRTYQFRVVANTNFGMGESSQPLEASTQPEVNIAGPPRNVDAYARNHKEIFVHWQPPTVTNGEILKYRVYYSENDSGADMYNDSMSLELLLTDLRPYTDYVISVVPFNRNGMGDSSAELKVRTFSSTPSEPPNNVTLEVTSSSSITVHWEPPAEEDCNGQITGYKIRYRKFKDAPQAKSTPANIRYFELNGLDRNAEYQVKIAAMTVNGSGPFTEWYRANTLENDLDETQVPGKPIWINIQPGADNIGLHWGPPQQPEIKIRSYVLGWGRGIPDENTIELKETERYHVLKNLESNMEYVVSLRARNVKGDGPPIYDNIKTRDEEPLDVPVPLEVPVGLRAITMSSSSIVVYWIDTMLNKNQHVTDNRHYTVSYSITGSNRYRYHNTSDLNCMINDLRPSTQYEFAVKVVKGRRESAWSMSVLNSTFQNVPVTPPRELTVRLDEQNPHNVIVQWLPPKHTVGQITGYNIYYTTDTTKRDRDWAIEAFAGEETMLMLPNLKPYTTYYFKVQARTTKGGNNAPFSALTAFTTSAAVIMQEADTIAKGIDNQNLLYIIIGSTVLVLFLLLLGLLLFCRRKPQSSPEHTKKSYQKNNVGVPKPPDLWIHHDQMELKNIDKGLHSATPVCSDNASSSGALTLPRSVVHSEYEVDTPVPGHVTNSLDKRAYVAGYMTTSMNSTMERPQYPRTQYNHQNRSHMTMDTGLSQQSLTQPQNNSLAQTPEHPYGGYDANFCNAGYTGGTASNPSAPGNGCVSTIESAKRGHPLKSFSVPGPPPTGAATTMNKHTPAVTIRPQNQSPYKKPSFSAATPNRLQGGGSVAHSTDEIQRLAPSTSTEELNQEMANLEGLMKDLSAITANEFEC is encoded by the exons CACTCACGTTCACACTGGAGCCGCAGGACTCCGTCGTGCCCGAGGGCCACTCCGTGCTGCTGCAGTGCGCCGGCAAGGCCGCTGGCAAGGGCaaggccacgcccacgccgaCAAGCATACGCTGGCGCGGACCCGACGGCCAGGATCTGGGTGTTGTGGGCGACACCTTTCGCACACAACTGAAGAACGGTTCGCTATACATCAGCTCCGTGGAGGAGAATCGCGGCCTGACCGGCGCCTACCAGTGCCTGCTCAGCGCCGAGGGCATCGGCAGCGTGCTCAGCCGTCCGGCTCTGGTGGCCATTGCCCGCCAGCCGGAACTGAACCAGGACTTCATCGAGACGTACCTGCTGCCCGGCCAGACGGCCTACTTCCGCTGCATGGTGGGCGAGCACGTGTGGCAGCCGGGCGTAAGGCATACGGTGCAATGGTACAAGGACGAcatgccgctgccgctggatAAGCTGCGCATGGTGGTGCTGCCGAACGGTGCACTGGAAATCGATGAGGTAAACGCCAACGATCGCGGTGCCTACCAGTGCAACGTGACCTCGGGCAGCGTCCATCGGCTGAGCAGCAAGACGAATCTGAACATCAAGAAGCCTGTGGATGCTGGCGCCGAGCAGGCTGTGGCGCCCTCGTTCCTGGTTGGACCCTCGCCGAAAACGGTCAGCGAGGGCGACACCGTCACCCTGGACTGTGTGGCCAATGGTGTGCCCAAGCCGCAGATCAAGTGGCTACGCAATGGCGAGGAACTCGATTTCAATCATCTCGATTCGCGATTCTCGATCACAGGCACCGGCTCGTTGCAGATCTCCGGCGCCGAGGACATCGATTCGGGCAACTATCAGTGCCGGGCCAGCAACAGCGTTGACTCGCTCGATGCCCAGGCGACCGTGCAGGTCCAGGTGCCGCCCAAGTTCATCCAGGCGCCGCGCGACAAGACCGCCTCCGAGAAGGAGGTGCTCAATCTGGAGTGCGCTATACACGGCAAGCCCAAACCGAGCATACGCTGGCTAAAGAACGGCGAGGTCATCACGCCCAACGAGTACCTGCAGTTCGTCAACGGGCACAATCTGCGCATCCGTGGACTGCTCTACTCCGATGCGGGCATGTTTCAGTGCGTCGGCACCAATCCCGCTGGCAGCGTTCAGGCCTCGGCGCGTCTGCGTGTCGTGCCCCCCGGAG GTCAAACCACCAAATCCTTGCACAGTTCAGACaattacaactacaacaacaacaacaacaaacgaagACGACCTCACAACTCGGGTGAGCTACGCACCAAATCCGGTGGCAGCAGCTACTTGGACATGGACAGCGACGACTACGACAACTATGCGGACGAGAAGTCCGCGGAGACGGCGGCCCGGCGCCAATTGCGAAAATTCGCGAGACCCGGCGAGCAGCCGCTCAACGATCGCAACTTTGAGGCGGGCGAGATCAGTGTGCTGCGCCGCCAGAACGGAGGCGGAGACattgacgacgacgacgaagacgacgatgacgttgacgttgacgttgactaTGACGGAATACTGGTCTACAAGAACAAGGCGCAACctctacaacaacagcaacaacaacaacaacaaatacccCCCACATCCAATTTTGCCTCAACAGATCTAAGCGCCGGCGAGGACATCGCCAGCGATGTGAAGCCTTTGAGCAGCGGTCTGCTGGCCCGCCTGCCCGGTCCGCCACGCAACCTGGTCGCGCAGATTGTGAAGTCGCGCTTCGTAACGCTCAGCTGGCAGGAGCCGCTGCAGAATGCCAACGAGGTCGTCTCCTACACCGTCTACTATCGCGTCAGCAACAGCGAACG TGAGCAAAAGATTGTGACCCAGTCGCATGAGGATCAGCAGGTTAGCATTCAATCCCTGCTGCCGGGTCGCACCTATCAGTTTCGTGTAGTTGCGAATACCAATTTCGGCATGGGCGAATCTTCGCAGCCGCTGGAGGCGAGCACACAGCCGGAGGTGAACATTGCCGGGCCGCCGCGCAACGTGGACGCCTATGCGCGCAACCATAAGGAGATCTTTGTGCATTGGCAGCCACCGACGGTGACAAATGGCGAGATACTCAAGTATCGTGTCTACTACTCCGAG AACGACAGCGGCGCGGATATGTACAATGACAGCATGtcgctggagctgctgctcaCCGATCTGCGTCCCTATACGGACTATGTGATCAGCGTGGTACCGTTCAATCGCAACGGCATGGGCGATTCCTCCGCCGAGCTGAAGGTGAGGACCTTCTCCTCAACGCCCTCGGAaccgccaaataatgtcactCTCGAGGTGACCAGTTCAAGC TCGATAACTGTGCACTGGGAGCCGCCAGCTGAGGAGGATTGCAATGGCCAGATAACCGGCTATAAGATACGCTATCGCAAGTTTAAGGATGCGCCCCAGGCGAAGAGCACGCCCGCCAACATACGCTACTTTGAGCTAAACGGTCTGGACCGCAACGCCGAGTACCAAGTGAAGATTGCGGCGATGACCGTCAACGGATCGGGCCCATTCACCGAATGGTATCGCGCGAACACGCTGGAGAACGATCTGGATGAGACACAGGTGCCGGGCAAGCCCATCTGGATCAACATACAGCCGGGCGCTGACAATATTGGACTGCACTGGGGTCCACCGCAGCAGCCGGAGATCAAGATACGCAGCTATGTGCTGGGCTGGGGACGCGGCATACCCGACGAGAACACCATCGAGCTGAAGGAAACTGAGCGCTACCATGTGCTCAAGAACCTCGAGTCGAACATGGAGTACGTAGTATCGCTGCGCGCACGCAATGTGAAAGGCGACGGCCCGCCCATCTACGACAACATCAAGACACGGGACGAGGAGCCGCTGGATGTGCCCGTGCCGCTAGAGGTACCCGTCGGGCTGCGCGCCATAACCATGTCGAGCTCCTCGATTGTCGTCTACTGGATCGATACGATGCTCAACAAGAACCAGCACGTGACCGACAATCGCCACTACACGGTCAGCTACAGCATCACGGGCTCCAATCGCTATCGCTACCACAACACCAGCGACCTGAACTGCATGATCAACGATCTGCGTCCGAGCACGCAGTACGAGTTCGCTGTGAAGGTGGTCAAGGGGCGACGGGAGTCCGCGTGGTCCATGTCGGTGCTGAACAGCACATTTCAGAATGTGCCGGTGACGCCGCCGCGCGAGCTGACCGTGCGCCTGGACGAGCAGAATCCGCACAATGTGATCGTCCAGTGGCTGCCGCCCAAGCACACAGTTGGCCAGATCACCGGCTATAATATCTACTATACGACAGACACCACGAAACGGGATCGGGACTGGGCCATCGAGGCGTTCGCCGGCGAGGAGACAATGCTGATGCTGCCCAACCTGAAGCCCTACACCACCTACTACTTCAAGGTGCAGGCACGCACCACCAAGGGCGGCAACAATGCGCCCTTCTCCGCGCTGACGGCGTTCACCACCAGCGCGGCCGTCATCATGCAGGAGGCGGACACCATTGCCAAGGGCATCGATAATCAAAATCTATTGTACATCATCATTGGCAGCACGGTCCTGgtgctgtttctgctgctgctcggtcTGCTGCTCTTCTGCCGGCGCAAGCCGCAATCCTCGCCAGAACACACCAAGAAGAG CTATCAAAAGAACAATGTGGGTGTGCCGAAGCCACCGGATCTGTGGATCCATCACGACCAGATGGAGCTAAAGAACATTGACAAGGGCCTGCACAGTGCCACGCCTGTTTGCAGCGACAACGCCTCCAGCAGCGGAGCCCTCACCCTGCCGCGCTCGGTGGTCCACAGCGAATACGAGGTGGACACCCCGGTGCCGGGTCATGTCACCAACTCGCTGGATAAACGCGCCTATGTGGCCGGCTACATGA CCACCTCGATGAACTCGACCATGGAGCGACCGCAATATCCGCGCACCCAATACAATCATCAGAATCGCTCGCACATGACCATGGACACGGGCCTCTCGCAGCAGAGCCTCACACAGCCGCAGAACAATTCGCTGGCCCAGACGCCGGAGCATCCCTACGGTGGCTACGACGCCAACTTCTG CAATGCTGGCTACACGGGCGGCACCGCGAGCAATCCGAGCGCTCCTGGCAATGGCTGCGTCTCCACCATTGAGAGCGCTAAGCGTGGACATCCGCTCAAGAGTTTCAGTGTGCCGGGCCCGCCGCCCACTGGAGCTGCCACGACCATGAACAAGCACA CTCCTGCTGTCACAATACGTCCACAAAATCAATCGCCCTACAAGAAGCCCTCCTTTTCGGCAGCCACACCCAATCGGTTGCAGGGCGGCGGCTCCGTGGCGCATTCCACCGATGAGATACAAAGACTGGCGCCCAGCACATCCACCGAGGAGCTGAACCAAGAGATGGCCAATCTGGAGGGTCTCATGAAGGATCTAAGCGCCATCACGGCCAACGAGTTCGAGTGTTAA
- the fra gene encoding neogenin isoform X5, which yields MSTKMAKTHGFNWMWLWIWFGFPLLLQLATVSQASQALTFTLEPQDSVVPEGHSVLLQCAGKAAGKGKATPTPTSIRWRGPDGQDLGVVGDTFRTQLKNGSLYISSVEENRGLTGAYQCLLSAEGIGSVLSRPALVAIARQPELNQDFIETYLLPGQTAYFRCMVGEHVWQPGVRHTVQWYKDDMPLPLDKLRMVVLPNGALEIDEVNANDRGAYQCNVTSGSVHRLSSKTNLNIKKPVDAGAEQAVAPSFLVGPSPKTVSEGDTVTLDCVANGVPKPQIKWLRNGEELDFNHLDSRFSITGTGSLQISGAEDIDSGNYQCRASNSVDSLDAQATVQVQVPPKFIQAPRDKTASEKEVLNLECAIHGKPKPSIRWLKNGEVITPNEYLQFVNGHNLRIRGLLYSDAGMFQCVGTNPAGSVQASARLRVVPPGDLSAGEDIASDVKPLSSGLLARLPGPPRNLVAQIVKSRFVTLSWQEPLQNANEVVSYTVYYRVSNSEREQKIVTQSHEDQQVSIQSLLPGRTYQFRVVANTNFGMGESSQPLEASTQPEVNIAGPPRNVDAYARNHKEIFVHWQPPTVTNGEILKYRVYYSENDSGADMYNDSMSLELLLTDLRPYTDYVISVVPFNRNGMGDSSAELKVRTFSSTPSEPPNNVTLEVTSSSSITVHWEPPAEEDCNGQITGYKIRYRKFKDAPQAKSTPANIRYFELNGLDRNAEYQVKIAAMTVNGSGPFTEWYRANTLENDLDETQVPGKPIWINIQPGADNIGLHWGPPQQPEIKIRSYVLGWGRGIPDENTIELKETERYHVLKNLESNMEYVVSLRARNVKGDGPPIYDNIKTRDEEPLDVPVPLEVPVGLRAITMSSSSIVVYWIDTMLNKNQHVTDNRHYTVSYSITGSNRYRYHNTSDLNCMINDLRPSTQYEFAVKVVKGRRESAWSMSVLNSTFQNVPVTPPRELTVRLDEQNPHNVIVQWLPPKHTVGQITGYNIYYTTDTTKRDRDWAIEAFAGEETMLMLPNLKPYTTYYFKVQARTTKGGNNAPFSALTAFTTSAAVIMQEADTIAKGIDNQNLLYIIIGSTVLVLFLLLLGLLLFCRRKPQSSPEHTKKSYQKNNVGVPKPPDLWIHHDQMELKNIDKGLHSATPVCSDNASSSGALTLPRSVVHSEYEVDTPVPGHVTNSLDKRAYVAGYMTATSMNSTMERPQYPRTQYNHQNRSHMTMDTGLSQQSLTQPQNNSLAQTPEHPYGGYDANFCNAGYTGGTASNPSAPGNGCVSTIESAKRGHPLKSFSVPGPPPTGAATTMNKHTPAVTIRPQNQSPYKKPSFSAATPNRLQGGGSVAHSTDEIQRLAPSTSTEELNQEMANLEGLMKDLSAITANEFEC from the exons CACTCACGTTCACACTGGAGCCGCAGGACTCCGTCGTGCCCGAGGGCCACTCCGTGCTGCTGCAGTGCGCCGGCAAGGCCGCTGGCAAGGGCaaggccacgcccacgccgaCAAGCATACGCTGGCGCGGACCCGACGGCCAGGATCTGGGTGTTGTGGGCGACACCTTTCGCACACAACTGAAGAACGGTTCGCTATACATCAGCTCCGTGGAGGAGAATCGCGGCCTGACCGGCGCCTACCAGTGCCTGCTCAGCGCCGAGGGCATCGGCAGCGTGCTCAGCCGTCCGGCTCTGGTGGCCATTGCCCGCCAGCCGGAACTGAACCAGGACTTCATCGAGACGTACCTGCTGCCCGGCCAGACGGCCTACTTCCGCTGCATGGTGGGCGAGCACGTGTGGCAGCCGGGCGTAAGGCATACGGTGCAATGGTACAAGGACGAcatgccgctgccgctggatAAGCTGCGCATGGTGGTGCTGCCGAACGGTGCACTGGAAATCGATGAGGTAAACGCCAACGATCGCGGTGCCTACCAGTGCAACGTGACCTCGGGCAGCGTCCATCGGCTGAGCAGCAAGACGAATCTGAACATCAAGAAGCCTGTGGATGCTGGCGCCGAGCAGGCTGTGGCGCCCTCGTTCCTGGTTGGACCCTCGCCGAAAACGGTCAGCGAGGGCGACACCGTCACCCTGGACTGTGTGGCCAATGGTGTGCCCAAGCCGCAGATCAAGTGGCTACGCAATGGCGAGGAACTCGATTTCAATCATCTCGATTCGCGATTCTCGATCACAGGCACCGGCTCGTTGCAGATCTCCGGCGCCGAGGACATCGATTCGGGCAACTATCAGTGCCGGGCCAGCAACAGCGTTGACTCGCTCGATGCCCAGGCGACCGTGCAGGTCCAGGTGCCGCCCAAGTTCATCCAGGCGCCGCGCGACAAGACCGCCTCCGAGAAGGAGGTGCTCAATCTGGAGTGCGCTATACACGGCAAGCCCAAACCGAGCATACGCTGGCTAAAGAACGGCGAGGTCATCACGCCCAACGAGTACCTGCAGTTCGTCAACGGGCACAATCTGCGCATCCGTGGACTGCTCTACTCCGATGCGGGCATGTTTCAGTGCGTCGGCACCAATCCCGCTGGCAGCGTTCAGGCCTCGGCGCGTCTGCGTGTCGTGCCCCCCGGAG ATCTAAGCGCCGGCGAGGACATCGCCAGCGATGTGAAGCCTTTGAGCAGCGGTCTGCTGGCCCGCCTGCCCGGTCCGCCACGCAACCTGGTCGCGCAGATTGTGAAGTCGCGCTTCGTAACGCTCAGCTGGCAGGAGCCGCTGCAGAATGCCAACGAGGTCGTCTCCTACACCGTCTACTATCGCGTCAGCAACAGCGAACG TGAGCAAAAGATTGTGACCCAGTCGCATGAGGATCAGCAGGTTAGCATTCAATCCCTGCTGCCGGGTCGCACCTATCAGTTTCGTGTAGTTGCGAATACCAATTTCGGCATGGGCGAATCTTCGCAGCCGCTGGAGGCGAGCACACAGCCGGAGGTGAACATTGCCGGGCCGCCGCGCAACGTGGACGCCTATGCGCGCAACCATAAGGAGATCTTTGTGCATTGGCAGCCACCGACGGTGACAAATGGCGAGATACTCAAGTATCGTGTCTACTACTCCGAG AACGACAGCGGCGCGGATATGTACAATGACAGCATGtcgctggagctgctgctcaCCGATCTGCGTCCCTATACGGACTATGTGATCAGCGTGGTACCGTTCAATCGCAACGGCATGGGCGATTCCTCCGCCGAGCTGAAGGTGAGGACCTTCTCCTCAACGCCCTCGGAaccgccaaataatgtcactCTCGAGGTGACCAGTTCAAGC TCGATAACTGTGCACTGGGAGCCGCCAGCTGAGGAGGATTGCAATGGCCAGATAACCGGCTATAAGATACGCTATCGCAAGTTTAAGGATGCGCCCCAGGCGAAGAGCACGCCCGCCAACATACGCTACTTTGAGCTAAACGGTCTGGACCGCAACGCCGAGTACCAAGTGAAGATTGCGGCGATGACCGTCAACGGATCGGGCCCATTCACCGAATGGTATCGCGCGAACACGCTGGAGAACGATCTGGATGAGACACAGGTGCCGGGCAAGCCCATCTGGATCAACATACAGCCGGGCGCTGACAATATTGGACTGCACTGGGGTCCACCGCAGCAGCCGGAGATCAAGATACGCAGCTATGTGCTGGGCTGGGGACGCGGCATACCCGACGAGAACACCATCGAGCTGAAGGAAACTGAGCGCTACCATGTGCTCAAGAACCTCGAGTCGAACATGGAGTACGTAGTATCGCTGCGCGCACGCAATGTGAAAGGCGACGGCCCGCCCATCTACGACAACATCAAGACACGGGACGAGGAGCCGCTGGATGTGCCCGTGCCGCTAGAGGTACCCGTCGGGCTGCGCGCCATAACCATGTCGAGCTCCTCGATTGTCGTCTACTGGATCGATACGATGCTCAACAAGAACCAGCACGTGACCGACAATCGCCACTACACGGTCAGCTACAGCATCACGGGCTCCAATCGCTATCGCTACCACAACACCAGCGACCTGAACTGCATGATCAACGATCTGCGTCCGAGCACGCAGTACGAGTTCGCTGTGAAGGTGGTCAAGGGGCGACGGGAGTCCGCGTGGTCCATGTCGGTGCTGAACAGCACATTTCAGAATGTGCCGGTGACGCCGCCGCGCGAGCTGACCGTGCGCCTGGACGAGCAGAATCCGCACAATGTGATCGTCCAGTGGCTGCCGCCCAAGCACACAGTTGGCCAGATCACCGGCTATAATATCTACTATACGACAGACACCACGAAACGGGATCGGGACTGGGCCATCGAGGCGTTCGCCGGCGAGGAGACAATGCTGATGCTGCCCAACCTGAAGCCCTACACCACCTACTACTTCAAGGTGCAGGCACGCACCACCAAGGGCGGCAACAATGCGCCCTTCTCCGCGCTGACGGCGTTCACCACCAGCGCGGCCGTCATCATGCAGGAGGCGGACACCATTGCCAAGGGCATCGATAATCAAAATCTATTGTACATCATCATTGGCAGCACGGTCCTGgtgctgtttctgctgctgctcggtcTGCTGCTCTTCTGCCGGCGCAAGCCGCAATCCTCGCCAGAACACACCAAGAAGAG CTATCAAAAGAACAATGTGGGTGTGCCGAAGCCACCGGATCTGTGGATCCATCACGACCAGATGGAGCTAAAGAACATTGACAAGGGCCTGCACAGTGCCACGCCTGTTTGCAGCGACAACGCCTCCAGCAGCGGAGCCCTCACCCTGCCGCGCTCGGTGGTCCACAGCGAATACGAGGTGGACACCCCGGTGCCGGGTCATGTCACCAACTCGCTGGATAAACGCGCCTATGTGGCCGGCTACATGA CAGCCACCTCGATGAACTCGACCATGGAGCGACCGCAATATCCGCGCACCCAATACAATCATCAGAATCGCTCGCACATGACCATGGACACGGGCCTCTCGCAGCAGAGCCTCACACAGCCGCAGAACAATTCGCTGGCCCAGACGCCGGAGCATCCCTACGGTGGCTACGACGCCAACTTCTG CAATGCTGGCTACACGGGCGGCACCGCGAGCAATCCGAGCGCTCCTGGCAATGGCTGCGTCTCCACCATTGAGAGCGCTAAGCGTGGACATCCGCTCAAGAGTTTCAGTGTGCCGGGCCCGCCGCCCACTGGAGCTGCCACGACCATGAACAAGCACA CTCCTGCTGTCACAATACGTCCACAAAATCAATCGCCCTACAAGAAGCCCTCCTTTTCGGCAGCCACACCCAATCGGTTGCAGGGCGGCGGCTCCGTGGCGCATTCCACCGATGAGATACAAAGACTGGCGCCCAGCACATCCACCGAGGAGCTGAACCAAGAGATGGCCAATCTGGAGGGTCTCATGAAGGATCTAAGCGCCATCACGGCCAACGAGTTCGAGTGTTAA